One window of Paenibacillus sp. FSL K6-3182 genomic DNA carries:
- a CDS encoding UDP-glucose/GDP-mannose dehydrogenase family protein: protein MNITVIGTGYVGLVSGICYAELGNRVICVDKDPRKIETLNAGGIPIYEPGLKELAASNRAAGMLTFTTDLRSAVQQSDIIILAVGTPPLPNGEANLSYIDQAAIEIAKAMNGYKIIAVKSTVPVGTNERLATVIASHTSELFDSISLPEFLREGSAIQDTLHPDRIIIGASSQSAAEIMKLLHIPLTEQIVITDIRSAEMIKYASNAFLATKISFINEIANICEKVGADVTKVAEGMGYDKRIGPSFLKAGIGYGGSCFPKDTSALIQIAGHVDYEFKLLRSVVEVNQDQRFNVIRKLETIFQGELSGKTIAVWGLAFKPNTDDVRDSPASEIIQHLVDNGVKVKAYDPIATDNFRTLYEISGVEWCEDAMEAAKDADALCLLTEWEEFSHVDLGLLQQVLKSPILIDGRNVFEEEHLVGTEFVYYSVGRPSLNQGVKQQIPVLQF from the coding sequence ATGAACATCACGGTTATTGGAACTGGCTACGTGGGGCTCGTGTCGGGCATTTGTTATGCGGAGCTTGGCAATCGCGTCATTTGCGTAGACAAGGACCCGCGCAAAATTGAGACACTAAACGCTGGCGGCATTCCGATCTATGAGCCAGGCCTCAAGGAGCTAGCAGCGTCGAACCGAGCAGCAGGAATGCTCACCTTCACGACTGATTTGCGAAGCGCGGTACAGCAATCGGACATTATTATTTTGGCGGTAGGAACACCTCCGCTGCCAAATGGCGAGGCTAATCTATCTTACATTGACCAAGCAGCCATAGAGATTGCAAAGGCGATGAACGGTTATAAAATCATAGCGGTAAAAAGCACTGTACCCGTTGGAACGAATGAACGTCTAGCAACCGTCATCGCCTCCCACACGAGTGAGTTGTTTGACAGTATCTCGCTGCCAGAGTTTTTGCGCGAGGGCTCGGCGATACAAGATACGCTGCATCCCGATCGCATTATTATTGGAGCCAGCTCACAAAGCGCAGCAGAAATTATGAAGCTGCTTCATATTCCTTTAACGGAACAAATCGTTATTACAGATATTCGCAGCGCTGAAATGATTAAATATGCGTCCAATGCATTTCTAGCTACCAAAATATCATTTATCAATGAGATCGCTAATATTTGCGAGAAGGTAGGCGCAGATGTAACGAAGGTAGCTGAAGGAATGGGTTATGACAAGCGAATTGGCCCATCGTTCCTAAAAGCGGGAATCGGCTACGGGGGCTCTTGTTTTCCTAAAGATACAAGCGCCTTAATTCAAATTGCCGGACATGTTGATTATGAGTTCAAGCTGCTGCGCTCGGTAGTAGAGGTCAATCAGGATCAACGCTTTAACGTCATTCGCAAGCTGGAGACGATATTTCAAGGTGAGCTTTCAGGTAAGACGATTGCAGTATGGGGGCTTGCATTCAAGCCGAATACCGATGATGTGCGCGATTCGCCAGCATCGGAAATTATTCAACATTTGGTGGACAACGGCGTTAAGGTCAAGGCTTATGACCCTATTGCGACTGACAACTTCCGTACTTTATATGAAATTAGCGGTGTTGAATGGTGTGAGGACGCGATGGAAGCGGCAAAAGATGCGGATGCGCTTTGCTTGCTGACAGAGTGGGAGGAGTTCTCACATGTTGACCTTGGACTGCTTCAACAAGTATTAAAAAGTCCGATTCTGATTGACGGCCGCAATGTTTTCGAAGAGGAGCATTTGGTTGGTACTGAATTTGTTTATTACTCCGTAGGCCGCCCTAGCCTTAATCAAGGCGTAAAGCAGCAAATACCTGTATTGCAATTTTAA